The DNA sequence CACATCTTCTGCCGCCCCGAGCAGATGCCGGAGGAGATCAGCCGTACGCTCGGCTTCTGCCTCGATCTGCTGCGAGCCTTCGGGTTCACGGAGTTCGAGACCTATCTCTCGACGCGGCCCGAGAAGTCGGTCGGCGATCCGACGCAGTGGACATCCGCAGAAGCGGCTCTGCGCGGCGCTCTTGACCGCGCGGGTCTTCCGTACGAAGTGGACGACGGAGGCGGAGCCTTCTACGGGCCCAAGATCGATCTGAAGATCCGCGACGCTCTGGGCAGGTCGTGGCAGTGCTCGACGATCCAGTTCGACTTCAACCTGCCGGAACGCTTCGACGTCACTTACGTCGGCGAGGATGGGCGAGAGCACCGTCCGTACATGATCCACCGCGCCCTCCTGGGGAGCGTCGAACGGTTCTTCGCCGTCTTTGTCGAACACTATGGAGGAGCCTTCCCGGTCTGGCTGGCTCCCACGCAGGCGGTCGTTCTGACGATCACCGCCGACCACGATGCCTACGCGACGGAAGTGCAGAATGCGCTCAAGGCAGCGGGAATCCGTGTCGAGGGCGACTACAGGAACGAGAAGCTCGGTCTGAAGGTGCGTGAGGCGCAGCTAGCGAAGATCCCGTATATGCTGGTGATCGGCAATCGGGAGGTCGAGGAACGCACGGTGTCGGTGCGGACACGCTCAGGCGAGAACCGGGGCGGCACGAACCTCGAATCGTTCCTGGAGTCGATTCAGGAGGAAATACGCTCAAAACGATGAATACCCGACAGTCGCGACGTACCTTCGGACAAGCTGCCGACCGCACGCGCGTGAACGACCAAGTACGCGCTCGGCAGGTCCGCCTGATCGACGAGAACGGCGAGCAGCTGGGTATCATGTCGTCCGAGGACGCCTATCGGATCGCGCAGGAGCGCGAGCTAGACCTGGTCGAGGTCGCACCCGATGGGCGCCCCCCGGTCTGTCGGGTGATGAACTACAGCAAGTTCCGCTACGAGCAGGCGAAGCGTGCCCGAGCCGCGCGCAAGAACCAGAAGGTGATCGAGATCAAGGAGATCCGCCTGTATCCTGCGATGGCGGATCACGATGTCGAGTACCGGCTGCGGCACGCCGAGGAGTTCCTCAAGGAGGGCGCCAAGGTTCGCGCGACGATCCGGTTCCGCGGCAGGCAGGTGGTCCACTCGGAGCTGGGCGAAGACCTGCTGAGGCGCTTCGCCGAAGAGCTGAAGGAGCTCAGCGTCGTCGAGCAGGCGCCGAGGCTCGAGGGGCGGTCCATGGCGCTGCTGCTGGCTCCGCGCGGTGATGCGGCGGCGAACACATAGGCGCGACGAGACGCTCGCCCGTGTGATATACTATTGCCTTGCGGATGTGATGCGTTGACGCGACGGCGCATGTAAGGAATTCTCCATGCCGAAGATGAAGACGCACAAGGGCGCTGCCAAGCGGTTCAAGAAGACGGGTGGGGGCAAGTTCAAGCGCGTCCATGCCAGCAACAACCACTACTTCGAGCGGAAGAGCTCTGCCCGCAAGCGCCGTCTCGAGCGGCCTGCATACGTCCACGCGAGCGACGAGGGGCGCGTCAAGAGGCTCCTTCCTTACGGCTAGACGCCGCAATCGGAGATCGACTCGATGGCACGGATCAAACGGGGCGTCGCTGCCCGTAAGCACAAGAAGAACACGCTGCGCCACACGAAAGGCTTTCGGGGCGGTCGGAACAATCTGATTCGATCTGCCCGTGAAGGATTGGAGAAGGGCTGGAACTACGCGTACCGCGACCGGAGGAAGAAGAAGGGCGAGTACCGCCGCCTCTGGATCGCGCGTATCAACGCCGCCGCCCGGATCCATGACATCTCGTACAGCCGACTCATCGACGGACTCAACAAGGCGGGCGTCGACCTGAATCGCAAGGTGCTCGCCGAAATGGCAATCAGCGACGACGCTGCATTCGCCCAGCTCGTCGAGATCGCCAAGAAGAGCTCGGTATCCGGCTGAGTCGATCCGCTGGATCGACCTGCGCGCAAAGGCGATGACCGAAGTGCAGTAAGCGCCTGAGCCATCCCGCTCAGAGAGAGGCAGCCACCGGCTGGAAGCTGCCTCCGGGATCAGTCGCCGAAATTCCTTCGCGAGCTGCCCGCTTGAATCCCTTGGTAGTAGGGCGGGACGGTTCCCACCGTGACCGGGATGACAGAGCGGGCGCCCTGGCGATGGGCGCCAAGAAGGGTGGTACCGCGGAAGCCCTGCTTCGGTGCGTGGGCGAGCTCGGCTCGCCGAAACGCCAGGAGCCTGACGCTTTCGTCCCTTCCGTGCGTGGTTCTCACGCT is a window from the Candidatus Poribacteria bacterium genome containing:
- the rpmI gene encoding 50S ribosomal protein L35; this encodes MPKMKTHKGAAKRFKKTGGGKFKRVHASNNHYFERKSSARKRRLERPAYVHASDEGRVKRLLPYG
- the rplT gene encoding 50S ribosomal protein L20; its protein translation is MARIKRGVAARKHKKNTLRHTKGFRGGRNNLIRSAREGLEKGWNYAYRDRRKKKGEYRRLWIARINAAARIHDISYSRLIDGLNKAGVDLNRKVLAEMAISDDAAFAQLVEIAKKSSVSG
- a CDS encoding translation initiation factor IF-3; the encoded protein is MNTRQSRRTFGQAADRTRVNDQVRARQVRLIDENGEQLGIMSSEDAYRIAQERELDLVEVAPDGRPPVCRVMNYSKFRYEQAKRARAARKNQKVIEIKEIRLYPAMADHDVEYRLRHAEEFLKEGAKVRATIRFRGRQVVHSELGEDLLRRFAEELKELSVVEQAPRLEGRSMALLLAPRGDAAANT